A stretch of Halichondria panicea chromosome 1, odHalPani1.1, whole genome shotgun sequence DNA encodes these proteins:
- the LOC135336483 gene encoding uncharacterized protein LOC135336483, whose amino-acid sequence MAVNKQSRRAESLSITISNSAKKYSDFSHTEPQVQPNFSLSIPIELLHHWYMNKKAEETFISLVNSMVTIVKLAQSNRLEKRLAEQASKVARRIRGLKGRRRYAVLAGEYNLFVLDGEAESYSEIEQQLSTESPQPTTIPETSRPTTAHINKGKKVHEVSPRQVKRKLAHCKSSAEQALWFCESFGLQPESLELRKQTGSPIKFNFLSSPSHKPQHQTPALSPNDSARVQQALYVLDRFAVSDEAYHELSVASDLPPLYRIKDARLSINNSLDIRHLEGPYPGAYRPPKAAIQEELAKIVHSGKAITQPVKVKLSGDGARFTRSSNIILLSFAFPEIQDNVLSGMGKLNNKNIKRESGENIFILTFIQAIILLLA is encoded by the exons ATGGCAGTAAACAAGCAGTCCAGAAGAGCAGAGAGCCTGTCCATCACCATCTCAAATTCAGCAAAGAAGTACTCTGACTTCAGCCACACAGAACCACAAGTACAGCCAaacttctctctctctattccTATCGAGTTGCTGCATCATTGGTACATGAACAAGAAGGCAGAAGAGACATTCATTAGCTTAGTTAATAGCATGGTAACAATAGTTAAACTAGCACAAAGCAATCGTCTGGAGAAAAGGCTTGCAGAACAAGCTAGCAAGGTAGCAAGAAGGATACGGGGGCTAAAAGGAAGAAGGAGGTATGCCGTACTTGCTGGAGAATACAACCTCTTCGTGCTTGATGGAGAAGCAGAATCGTATTCTGAAATTGAGCAGCAACTATCCACTGAATCTCCACAGCCAACAACAATCCCCGAAACAAGTAGACCTACCACAGCACACATCAACAAAGGCAAAAAAGTTCACGAGGTATCACCACGACAGGTAAAACGAAAGCTAGCACACTGTAAGAGCTCTGCAGAGCAAGCGCTTTGGTTTTGTGAATCATTCGGTCTTCAGCCAGAATCTTTAGAGCTACGCAAACAGACAGGATCTCCCATCAAATTCAATTTTTTATCTAGCCCATCTCACAAGCCACAACATCAAACGCCAGCTCTTTCACCAAACGATTCTGCGAGGGTACAGCAAGCTCTTTATGTACTTGACAGGTTTGCTGTGAGTGATGAAGCTTATCATGAATTGAGCGTCGCATCTGATTTACCACCACTGTACCGAATCAAGGATGCTCGCCTCTCAATTAACAACTCTCTCGACATCCGACATCTCGAAGGTCCTTATCCTGGTGCTTATAGACCACCGAAAGCTGCAATCCAGGAAGAGCTAGCTAAGATC GTTCATTCAGGGAAAGCTATCACCCAACCAGTAAAAGTAAAACTCAGTGGTGACGGAGCCAGATTCACAAGATCATCCAATATCATACTTCTCTCATTTGCATTTCCAGAAATTCAAGACAATGTTTTATCAGGCATGGGTAAGCTTAACAATAAAAATATTAAACGAGAAAGTGGTGAAAATATTTTTATATTGACATTCATACAGGCAATCATACTTTTGCTGGCCTAA
- the LOC135342586 gene encoding uncharacterized protein LOC135342586 yields MFLLHAMKLLIAVALLVVGLSPCPGFSQTSEGSGQTTEVTTEALTEAPTGATTDGSLRIDSVLIDYSYENVYIFIFILDNQLFDRDAPCFLNQLVFRNTDTNEIFQSEYLGSCNYFDGFVIRITMNPRDHLKLILDEFIDTNSTTPLGLEMYTADMLGAPFHLQIEPDDAVKCNVTLNLYSDVRISDIDYWIDEGILLIHFYTFIDVATVNASKLSSLSRSSYYPRDTNKTVNINGGEILNQSPGLTSSVAIKLTSSDHNLLASKGICTSTGSRRFIYDCYLGIESGFAAAYYGAEFNGGYRVYGHSVYNIRRAATDSEAVTMSIQLEYVGGLTLNLTLGLGQPFSVRRSYLAMDERIISVTCTSRDTNEHVNPMLEIDNGAVPIPPNYIQNDWPSFTTLNAPRGLAESGLQGYYTCKTEGNTFLSPHLLHSNGVYIFFYQGASATADVHEDIVLRFAHDDLYDSQFSNFGNRFYVLNAADRYNEVPFEYRFETNTPFPYHAELHINRTRFDYEGEYFIAYDYYSLRPHFIIDVNEPELTLYPPVLTVLSSDPPDTTASLTCTSDNTNVPVLFSGDHTSLGITTTYLDDTNSSVRLDFELDKDLIEVLDGMEFTCEARDPDDLNSTVSTASSTFRKVSAPLSLFAIKPDSDRKQVMDGAMINTASSFECLWHINPTRTDIKSIPGTLLWRTNHLETKVEMEFTLDASSKDFIVTTLENGITLNILGDFLGSVSCIYGDDSVNINVATKVSRNRTI; encoded by the exons ATGTTTCTCTTGCATGCAATGAAGCTTCTTATAGCTGTGGCTCTGTTGGTTGTTGGACTCTCTCCTTGCCCAGGCTTCAGTCAGACCAGTGAGGGCTCTGGACAGACCACTGAGGTAACAACTGAGGCACTAACTGAGGCACCAACTGGTGCAACAACTGATG GATCCCTTAGAATTGACAGCGTCCTTATCGATTACAGCTATGAGAATGTCTACATATTCATTTTCATACTTGACAACCAGCTGTTTGATCGTGATGCACCGTGCTTTTTGAACCAACTTGTTTTCAGAAATACAGACACAAATGAAATCTTCCAATCAGAATACCTGGGTAGTTGCAATTACTTCGATGGCTTTGTCATTCGGATCACTATGAATCCTAGAGATCATCTCAAGCTAATTTTGGACGAGTTTATTGACACTAACTCTACTACGCCCTTGGGTTTGGAAATGTACACTGCAGATATGCTTGGAGCTCCGTTCCACCTTCAAATAGAACCAGATGACGCTGTTAAGTGTAACGTGACATTGAACTTGTATTCCGATGTAAGGATAAGTGACATTGATTATTGGATCGATGAGGGGATTCTTTTGATTCATTTCTATACGTTCATTGATGTTGCGACTGTCAATGCTAGCAAGCTATCATCACTCTCTCGCTCTTCTTATTACCCTCGGGATACAAACAAAACTGTTAACATTAATGGTGGTGAAATACTGAACCAATCGCCTGGCTTAACATCATCTGTGGCCATTAAACTGACTTCTAGTGATCACAATCTTCTTGCAAGCAAAGGAATATGCACTAGTACTGGTAGTAGGAGATTCATTTACGACTGTTACCTTGGCATAGAATCGGGATTTGCTGCTGCGTATTATGGAGCAGAATTCAATGGTGGTTATCGTGTCTACGGTCATTCTGTCTATAATATTCGAAGAGCTGCCACAG ATTCTGAGGCAGTGACTATGTCTATTCAGCTGGAGTATGTCGGTGGATTGACTCTGAACTTAACCCTCGGTTTAGGTCAGCCATTCAGTGTTCGCCGGTCATATTTGGCTATGGACGAGAGGATTATCAG tgtgACGTGTACTAGCAGGGACACTAATGAACATGTGAACCCCATGCTGGAGATTGACAATGGTGCAGTGCCTATTCCACCTAACTACATCCAGAATGATTGGCCCAGCTTTACCACCTTGAATGCACCCAGGGGGCTAGCTGAGTCTGGTTTACAAGGTTACTACACGTGCAAGACAGAGGGAAACACTTTCCTCAGTCCTCACCTTCTGCATTCCA ATGGTGtttacatatttttctacCAAGGAGCCTCTGCTACAGCTGATGTGCATGAAGACATTGTACTCCGCTTTGCACATGATGACTTGTATGACAGTCAGTTTTCAAATTTTGGCAATCGGTTCTATGTTCTTAATGCTGCTGACAGATATAACGAGGTACCTTTTGAGTACCGTTTCGAAACAAACACACCATTTCCGTACCATGCTGAGCTGCACATCAACAGGACCCGGTTTGATTATGAGGGAGAGTACTTCATCGCATACGATTATTATTCTTTACGCCCACATTTTATTATTGATGTCAACG AACCTGAACTCACTCTCTACCCACCGGTCTTGACTGTACTCAGCTCTGACCCTCCCGATACAACCGCCTCTCTCACTTGTACCTCTGACAACACAAATGTTCCTGTGCTGTTCTCCGGAGATCACACCTCACTGGGTATCACGACTACCTACCTGGATGACACCAACAGCTCTGTGAGATTGGACTTTGAACTGGACAAAGACCTCATTGAAGTGCTAGATGGAATGGAGTTTACCTGTGAGGCCAGAGATCCAGATGATTTAAATTCCACTGTGTCAACGGCTAGCTCCACCTTCAGGAAAGTATCAG ctcCTCTGTCTCTATTTGCGATTAAGCCTGACAGTGATCGCAAGCAAGTTATGGATGGTGCGATGATCAATACAGCCAGCTCATTTGAATGCCTGTGGCATATCAATCCTACAAGAACGGATATCAAGTCCATCCCTGGGACATTGCTCTGGAGAACCAACCACTTGGAGACAAAAGTAGAAATGGAGTTCACTTTAGACGCTAGTAGTAAAGATTTTATAGTCACTACACTCGAGAATGGTATCACTCTGAATATTCTCGGTGATTTCCTTGGAAGTGTTTCGTGTATCTATGGCGATGACAGTGTAAATATCAACGTTGCCACCAAAG TCAGTCGTAATAGAACTATATAG
- the LOC135334430 gene encoding uncharacterized protein LOC135334430 — protein MLLLHAMKLLIAVALLVVGLSPSPGFSQFGDGSGQTTEALTDATTQKPTEATTESDRVDNVLINYSYENVYIFIFFGNSFDKDFYQLFNHDTPCFLNQLVFRKTNTNEIFQTEYMGSCKYFDGFVIRITMNPRDHLKLILDEFIDTNSTTPLGLEMYTADMLGAPFNLRIEPENAIECDVRLSLSSYVGIIDTDYWIDEGILLIHIYSFIDVATVNPSKLSLSRNNYRDASNTVNIMGGEILNRSPGLTSSVAIRLTASDQDLLTSKGICTGGNKSFNYDCYLSIKSGFAAAYFGAEVYPTRYKGYTVNNIQRAPTDSEPVTMSIQLEYVDGLTLNLTLGLGQPFNVRQSNFALGERIISVTCTSRDTNEHVNPMLEIDNGAVPIPSSYIQNNWPSSTTLNAPRGLVESGLQGYYTCRTEGDTFLSPHILHSNYFYIFFYQGSSATADVHEDIVLRFAHDDLYDSQFANFGNRFYVLNAADRYNEVPFDYHFEINTPFPYHAELHINRTQFDYEGEYFIAYDYYSLGPHFIIDVNEPELTLYPPVLTVLSSGTPDTTASLTCTSDNTNVPVLFSGNYSLMGITSTYLDDTNSSVRLDFDLDKDLIGMLEGMEFTCEARDPDDFNSTVSTSSSTFREVSAPLSLFAIEPDSDRKQLMDGAMINTASSFECLWHINPTRTDIKSIPGTLLWRTNHLETKVEMEFTSDASGKDFIVTTLENGITLNILGDFLGSVSCIYGDDSVNINVATKALVEGVDFIAPIFPDDAVELFDSDDGCSQRIYSSTGIPFGASAHQYAHVCTNGMLTVGTPPLFLGTAQERFPTSDIRISQSNLLAPFWNDHDSRNPASKVTYRVYNSAAGDPDIMYVKSFISNHVDAKEFGKFVPTWMLVASWRDVPPYPHTATDRGRNSFEAIIITDGVVTFAVYTYNCDDLQWGESQDGDYSTIGYNINPASFFGSDSNELSSFHDHRLSNLPISEMIACSSLARGSRYHNEVYFVGQSRDTTQLARAECTSSINNDTLYSDIINGTTLKDGCPCNSAQASRDFAFRFINMFDLTLDLVYAEQFCVTPSFNHTNTILCCYGQSSGALNNVGGVSGVVAYSPSFFPREFLDNDYNLRRKCSIGGEADTLYRTRRPPVTCATYTPPRRTFCTGDPHLTNLDGAKFTFNGWGEYILLELETDDTTFWVQARMQPITDSLATELGGFAFAMSRDTPVEIRLNATRQLEILISGEDVTDQLVNVSSSISTDFYSVSRSNSNSILATFPNGMGLMVNLSSMLTFTVIIPDAFRGLTRGMVGNYNGNVTDDVVFRNGTMVPISEFSFRILHQVGLSWQVDALESLFTYIEGLTAADFAVLDHDPPYLDEAVANASAEVLKMCGDNVECIFDSIETGDINIGLETMTMISIIDEDEKLASNFPPLIYGPDSLYATLGEEAVLVFNVTDDKGNINVTLVDGLPAGATLLPTPKGNYTVEYAFRLELNAIADVSLVFLATDELDAGSTLEVQVVICACENNGNCTLEGVVDQSASTVVSNCICPQGWEGDFCDADVDGCANFDCFMGVDCVDVPAPGVGAMCGPCPPGYLGDGSKCADINECNGTNGCTQLCVNQPGSFECACYPGYELVSQTQCRDIDECSLLNGGCHQICTNWIGGFDCSCDEVTPSALTTEPAKLTQ, from the exons GAGTTGACAACGTCCTAATCAATTACAGCTATGAAAATGTCTACATATTCATTTTCTTCGGAAATTCATTTGACAAAGACTTCTACCAGCTGTTTAATCATGATACACCGTGCTTTTTGAATCAACTTGTTTTCAGAAAAACAAACACAAATGAAATCTTCCAAACGGAATACATGGGTAGTTGCAAGTACTTCGATGGCTTTGTCATTCGGATCACTATGAATCCTAGAGATCATCTTAAGCTAATTTTGGACGAGTTTATTGACACCAACTCTACTACACCCTTGGGCTTGGAAATGTACACTGCAGATATGCTTGGAGCTCCGTTCAATCTTCGAATAGAACCAGAAAACGCCATTGAGTGTGACGTGAGATTGTCCTTGTCTTCATATGTAGGGATTATTGACACTGATTATTGGATCGATGAGGGGATTCTTTTGATTCATATCTATTCTTTCATTGATGTTGCGACTGTCAATCCCAGCAAGCTATCGCTCTCTCGCAATAACTATCGGGATGCAAGCAACACTGTTAACATTATGGGTGGGGAAATATTGAACCGGTCGCCTGGCTTAACATCATCTGTGGCTATTAGACTGACTGCTAGTGATCAAGATCTTCTTACGAGCAAAGGAATATGCACTGGTGGTAATAAGAGTTTCAATTACGACTGTTACCTTAGCATAAAATCGGGATTTGCTGCTGCGTATTTTGGAGCAGAGGTTTATCCTACTCGCTATAAAGGTTATACTGTCAATAACATCCAGAGAGCTCCTACAG ATTCTGAGCCAGTGACTATGTCTATTCAGCTGGAGTATGTCGATGGGTTGACTTTGAACTTGACGCTCGGTTTAGGTCAGCCATTCAATGTTCGCCAGTCAAATTTTGCTCTGGGCGAGAGAATTATCAG TGTGACATGTACTAGCAGGGACACTAATGAACATGTGAATCCCATGCTGGAGATTGACAATGGTGCAGTGCCTATTCCATCTAGCTACATCCAGAATAATTGGCCCAGCTCTACCACCTTGAATGCACCCAGGGGGCTAGTTGAGTCTGGTTTGCAAGGTTACTACACGTGCAGGACAGAGGGAGATACATTCCTCAGCCCTCACATTCTGCATTCCA ATTATTTTTACATCTTTTTCTACCAAGGATCCTCTGCTACAGCTGATGTGCATGAAGACATTGTACTCCGCTTTGCACATGACGACTTGTATGACAGTCAGTTTGCAAATTTTGGCAATCGGTTCTATGTTCTTAATGCTGCTGACAGATATAACGAGGTACCTTTTGATTATCATTTTGAAATAAACACACCATTTCCGTACCATGCTGAGCTGCACATCAACAGGACACAGTTTGACTATGAGGGAGAGTACTTCATCGCATACGATTATTATTCTTTAGGTCCACATTTTATTATTGATGTCAACG AACCTGAACTCACTCTCTACCCACCGGTCCTGACTGTGCTCAGCTCTGGCACTCCCGATACAACCGCCTCTCTCACTTGTACCTCTGACAATACAAATGTTCCTGTGCTGTTCTCTGGAAACTACAGTTTAATGGGCATCACATCTACCTACCTGGATGACACCAACAGCTCTGTGAGATTGGATTTTGATCTGGACAAAGACTTGATTGGCATGCTAGAGGGGATGGAGTTCACCTGTGAGGCCAGGGACCCAGATGACTTTAATTCAACTGTATCAACTTCCAGCTCTACCTTCCGGGAAGTGTCAG CACCATTGTCTCTCTTTGCCATTGAACCTGACAGTGATCGCAAGCAACTTATGGATGGTGCGATGATCAATACAGCCAGCTCGTTTGAATGTCTGTGGCATATCAATCCTACACGAACGGATATCAAGTCCATCCCTGGGACATTGCTCTGGAGAACCAACCACTTGGAGACAAAAGTAGAAATGGAGTTCACTTCAGACGCTAGTGGTAAAGATTTTATAGTCACTACACTCGAGAATGGTATCACTCTGAATATTCTCGGTGATTTCCTTGGAAGTGTTTCGTGTATCTATGGCGATGACAGTGTAAATATCAACGTTGCCACTAAAG CTCTGGTGGAGGGTGTCGACTTTATTGCTCCCATCTTCCCTGATGATGCTGTGGAATTGTTTGATAGTGATGATGGATGTTCACAGCGGATTTACTCGAGCACTGGCATTCCTTTTGGAGCCTCAGCTCACCAATACGCTCAT GTCTGCACGAATGGCATGTTGACTGTTGGCACTCCACCTCTCTTTCTCGGCACAGCACAAGAACGATTTCCTACATCTGATATCAGGATCAGCCAATCAAATTTGCTCGCTCCATTCTGGAACGACCACGATAGCCGAAACCCCGCCTCTAAAGTAACATACAGAGTGTACAATAGTGCTGCCGGTGATCCAGATATTATGTATGTGAAATCTTTTATCTCAAATCATGTCGATGCTAAAGAATTTGGCAAGTTTGTTCCCACCTGGATGCTAGTAGCCTCCTGGAGAGACGTTCCTCCGTATCCTCACACTGCAACAGACAGGGGAAGA AATTCGTTTGAAGCCATTATCATAACTGATGGTGTGGTAACCTTTGCTGTCTACACGTATAACTGTGATGATCTGCAATGGGGTGAGTCGCAGGATGGTGACTATTCTACCATCGGCTACAACATCAATCCAGCCTCGTTTTTTGGTAGTGATAGCAACGAATTGTCTTCCTTCCACGATCATCGTCTTTCAAATCTTCCCATAAGCGAGATGATTGCATGTTCCAGCCTTGCTAGAGGATCACGTTATCATAATGAGGTGTATTTTGTCGGTCAGTCTAGAGATACCACGCAATTGGCACGTGCAGAATGTACCAGCTCTATCAACAACGATACCTTGTATAGTGACATAATCAATGGAACCACACTAAAGGATGGATGCCCTTGCAACTCAGCTCAAGCATCAAGGGATTTTGCCTTTCGTTTTATCAACATGTTTGACTTGACATTGGACCTTGTATATGCTGAGCAATTCTGTGTGACTCCAAGCTTCAACCATACAAACACTATTCTCTGTTGCTATGG ACAAAGCAGTGGAGCTCTCAACAATGTTGGTGGTGTCAGTGGAGTGGTGGCGTACAGTCCTAGCTTCTTCCCAAGAGAGTTTCTTGATAATGATTACAACTTGCGTCGCAAATGCAGCATAGGAGGTGAAGCTGACACATTGTACAGGACTAGACGACCTCCAGTGACCTGTGCCACTTATACCCCACCAAGAAGAA ctttcTGTACGGGTGATCCTCATCTCACCAACCTTGATGGAGCTAAGTTCACATTCAACGGTTGGGGAGAGTACATTCTACTGGAGTTGGAGACTGATGACACCACGTTCTGGGTGCAAGCTCGTATGCAACCAATCACAGATTCTCTGGCTACTGAATTAGGTGGTTTCGCTTTTGCGATGAGCAGGGACACTCCTGTTGAA ATACGCCTGAATGCAACTAGACAGCTTGAGATCCTAATCAGTGGAGAAGATGTGACTGACCAACTGGTCAACGTCAGCTCTTCTATATCCACTGATTTCTATTCAGTGTCTCGAAGCAACTCCAATTCCATTCTGGCTACGTTCCCGAATGGAATGGGATTAATGGTGAATCTTTCGAGCATGCTCACTTTCACAGTCATCATCCCTGATGCCTTCCGTGGACTAACTAGAG GAATGGTTGGGAACTACAACGGTAATGTCACTGATGATGTCGTATTCCGAAACGGAACTATGGTGCCTATTAGTGAATTTTCCTTTCGGATACTTCATCAAGTGGGACTGTCAT GGCAAGTGGATGCTTTGGAGTCTCTCTTCACTTACATTGAGGGCTTGACTGCTGCAGACTTTGCTGTCCTTGACCACGATCCACCCTACCTGGATGAAGCGGTAGCCAATGCGTCAGCAGAAGTGCTTAAAATGTGTGGAGACAATGTCGAGTGCATTTTTGACTCCATAGAAACAGGGGACATCAATATCGGCCTTGAAACCATGACGATGATTTCCATAATTGATGAAGATGAAAAGCTAGCAT CCAACTTCCCTCCCCTCATCTATGGTCCTGACAGTCTCTATGCTACGCTGGGGGAAGAGGCTGTACTGGTGTTCAATGTGACTGATGACAAAGGCAATATCAATGTTACACTGGTGGATGGACTGCCAGCTGGGGCCACTTTACTGCCTACCCCTAAGGGCAACTATACGGTGGAGTACGCCTTCAGGTTGGAACTTAATGCAATTGCCGATGTTTCTCTCGTGTTTTTGGCCACTGATGAGCTGGATGCTGGGTCAACTCTGGAAGTGCAG GTTGTGATCTGTGCTTGTGAGAATAATGGCAACTGCACACTGGAGGGAGTGGTGGACCAGAGTGCCAGTACTGTCGTTTCCAACTGTATATGCCCTCAAG GTTGGGAGGGTGACTTCTGTGACGCTGACGTTGATGGCTGTGCCAACTTTGACTGTTTCATGGGTGTGGATTGTGTGGACGTCCCTGCTCCAGGAGTGGGGGCCATGTGTGGTCCATGCCCTCCAGGGTATCTTGGAGACGGGTCGAAGTGCGCCG ATATCAACGAATGTAACGGTACTAATGGCTGTACTCAACTGTGCGTCAACCAACCAGGAAGCTTCGAGTGTGCCTGTTACCCTGGTTACGAGCTCGTCAGTCAAACACAATGTAGAG ACATTGACGAGTGCTCATTGCTCAATGGTGGTTGTCATCAGATCTGCACCAACTGGATTGGAGGGTTTGATTGCAGCTGTGATGAAGTTACACCATCAGCACTGACAACAGAACCTGCCAAG
- the LOC135336502 gene encoding tyrosine-protein kinase SPK-1-like, translating to MADQQKETFSRSKLKRLNRKARVDKIGKQLCMEKKSLECAEKNVQNWKKKAIDYKLELNVYRAKQLRTGTLGTSCSHQRPLKLLTAAMKTSAISLPKATPRMCTNADIMRGVTVVPEISEKCLADGGGDVHIGNGRFGTCSRMIFKECFDVCVKTFTSDSSIESIRHEASILLTLNSSPYIPHCFGICSTRRALVMSNVSVKQQQVSLYSALYSTNEIKLNPKTWMQILIQICDGLSYMHKLSILHNDLKVDNVVLGTTLLECIRPCIVDFGKACKEKHAKKYCLTEEQKVIYIKEHTQVAPDLRDGLVLQSTQSDIYSLGRIMKKMNSIVIKSTELAHVIKECLSYHAHDRPSLETISLNVE from the exons ATGGCTGACCAGCAGAAAGAGACATTCTCAAGATCCAAGCTCAAGAGGCTCAATCGAAAAGCTAGAGTTGACAAAATTGGCAAGCAGCTGTGTATGGAGAAGAAGAGCCTTGAATGTGCCGAGAAAAATGTTCAGAATTGGAAGAAGAAGGCAATAGATTATAAACT GGAACTCAACGTGTATCGAGCTAAGCAATTACGGACAGGAACTCTGGGAACATCCTGCAGTCACCAACGACCACTAAAGTTACTAACAGCAGCCATGAAGACGAGTGCAATCAGTCTACCCAAGGCAACTCCAAGAATGTGTACGAATGCTGATATTATGCGAGGAGTTACTGTAGTTCCAGAGATAAGTGAGAAATGTTTAGCAGATGGGGGTGGTGATGTTCATATAGGAAATGGTCGGTTTGGAACATGCTCTCGTATGATTTTTAAAGAGTGTTTTGACGTCTGTGTCAAAACATTTACTTCCGACTCCTCAATCGAATCGATTAGGCATGAAGCCAGTATATTACTTACATTAAATTCCAGCCCTTATATACCACACTGTTTTGGTATTTGTTCCACCAGGAGAGCTTTAGTAATGTCTAATGTAAGCGTGAAGCAGCAACAAGTTTCATTATATTCTGCCTTGTATTCGACTAACGAAATTAAATTAAACCCTAAGACATGGATGCAAATACTGATCCAAATTTGTGATGGTCtatcatacatgcacaagctGAGTATTCTTCACAATGATCTTAAAGTAGACAACGTAGTATTAGGGACTACTTTGTTAGAATGTATCCGGCCATGTATTGTGGATTTTGGAAAGGCATGTAAAGAAAAGCATGCTAAGAAGTACTGCCTGACCGAGGAACAGAAAGTTATTTACATAAAAGAACACACTCAAGTAGCTCCAGACCTCCGTGATGGGCTTGTTTTACAGAGCACACAGAGCGATATATACTCATTAGGTAGAATAATGAAGAAGATGAACTCCATTGTAATTAAGTCAACTGAACTTGCCCATGTAATTAAGGAATGTCTTTCTTATCATGCTCATGACCGTCCTAGCTTAGAAACCATTTCTCTTAATGTTGAATGA
- the LOC135336978 gene encoding uncharacterized protein LOC135336978 — MGLNKATSMYACVWCTIKKDERWDMSKDRADYTVTNARTLSSLQAKGALPSSKPASVRLGSITTPLLNIEPDHIIPDELHLLLRIADVLTRNLILEIVASAKQDRQGNAHILTHLQTLQTIVKDCGITFRVWEARGPDGKASGHYEWTSLQGNDTKKFLERLPVRFADLLKEEIQAKMAQLWTEFLSLYKMVSSWTPPPSEVVEQKAKDWIRLFLSLKHKCQGFQEKNITPYMHTLVFHFPYFISKYGNVKMFSGQGVEKNNDDAKRHYFSSNLHDPVGEVLKAEARIDETSQFKRKKRKYIRKTPLDLVDMNKQPRLDSES; from the exons ATGGGCCTCAACAAAGCAACCTCTATGTACGCTTGTGTCTGGTGTACCATTAAGAAGGATGAAag GTGGGATATGTCAAAGGATAGGGCTGACTACACCGTAACAAATGCAAGAACATTGAGTTCCCTACAAGCAAAAGGCGCACTTCCCAGCAGTAAACCAGCAAGTGTACGACTAGGATCAATTACAACACCACTACTGAACATAGAGCCAGACCATATAATACCCGATGAGCTACACCTACTCCTACGTATAGCTGACGTTTTAACAAGAAATCTCATTCTAGAGATAGTGGCATCTGCTAAACAAGACAGACAAGGAAACGCACATATACTCACTCACCTACAAACACTACAGACGATCGTTAAAGACTGTGGTATCACGTTCAGGGTATGGGAAGCAAGGGGTCCAGATGGCAAAGCTTCTGGACATTACGAATGGACATCACTGCAGGGGAACGACACCAAAAAGTTTCTGGAACGTCTCCCAGTGAGGTTTGCTGACCTACTGAAGGAAGAAATTCAAGCTAAAATGGCCCAACTTTGGACA GaatttctctctttgtataaGATGGTTTCTAGCTGGACTCCACCTCCCAGTGAAGTGGTTGAGCAAAAG GCGAAAGACTGGATAAGGCTTTTCTTGAGCTTGAAGCACAAGTGTCAAGGGTTTCAGGAAAAGAATATTACGCCCTAtatgcacacactggtctTTCACTTCCCTTACTTTATTTCAAAATACGGAAATGTCAAGATGTTTAGTGGACAAG GGGTGGagaaaaataatgatgacgCCAAGAGACACTACTTCTCCAGTAATCTGCATGACCCAGTGGGGGAGGTTCTGAAAGCTGAAGCGAGAATAGACGAGACATCACAATTTAAGCGAAAGAAACGAAAGTACATACGAAAAACTCCATTAGATTTAGTAGACATGAACAAACAGCCACGACTTGACTCTGAATCATGA